From a single Bacteroidota bacterium genomic region:
- a CDS encoding OmpA family protein yields the protein MVHKKLIFVLLFIYFNITNAQLTANKFRVKFNVDEYLIDAEDKQVLDEILKDAKGEKYYELTLEAHTDNDANDTYNMNLSRRRAQSVYSYLVENGINEKMMDINWYGERKPENQNRTEEGKAYNRRVEIELRKYVFEEISEVLKAAGGDYTQCFSLNSINENIIVGTEGTKITIPQNAFETKGGKPISNEKVEIKLAEFQKPMDAVSITFQLYAKEKF from the coding sequence ATGGTACACAAAAAACTTATTTTTGTGCTGTTGTTTATTTATTTCAACATCACCAACGCCCAACTTACCGCTAACAAATTCCGTGTAAAGTTCAATGTTGACGAGTACTTGATTGATGCCGAAGACAAGCAAGTACTAGATGAAATTTTGAAAGATGCGAAAGGAGAAAAGTATTATGAACTCACACTTGAGGCTCATACCGACAATGATGCAAACGACACTTATAATATGAATCTATCGAGGCGAAGAGCACAATCGGTATATAGTTATTTGGTGGAGAATGGGATAAATGAAAAAATGATGGACATTAATTGGTACGGCGAACGTAAACCAGAAAACCAGAATCGCACTGAAGAAGGAAAAGCATATAATAGAAGAGTGGAAATTGAATTAAGGAAATATGTATTTGAGGAAATATCAGAGGTATTAAAAGCAGCGGGTGGCGATTATACGCAGTGCTTTTCATTAAACTCTATAAACGAAAATATCATTGTAGGTACAGAAGGTACAAAAATTACTATACCTCAGAATGCTTTTGAAACAAAGGGTGGTAAACCTATTTCAAACGAAAAAGTAGAAATAAAATTAGCGGAATTTCAAAAACCGATGGATGCTGTTTCAATAACCTTTCAACTGTATGCGAAGGAAAAATTTTAG
- a CDS encoding OmpA family protein has product MIRTIKHSIFCLLTLSMIGIGNSCTPLNKTQKGAAIGTASGGVIGGIVGRASGNTALGAIIGATVGGVTGAVIGTKMDKQAAEIKNTVPGAKVYRVGEGIIVEFNSKILFAFDKSDVSETAKENLTKLVTVLNNYPETNIEIQGHTDNVGTDQYNLDLSGRRASAVSYYISQKGIASNRISTKPYGESVPNYTNDTEEGKASNRRVEFLITANAKMQSDAKKEAEKK; this is encoded by the coding sequence ATGATACGTACAATTAAACACAGTATTTTTTGCCTCTTAACATTAAGCATGATAGGAATTGGAAACAGTTGCACGCCACTCAACAAAACACAAAAGGGAGCAGCCATAGGCACAGCTAGTGGTGGAGTAATAGGTGGAATTGTGGGCAGGGCTTCGGGTAATACCGCACTAGGTGCTATTATCGGTGCCACTGTGGGCGGGGTAACAGGGGCAGTAATTGGTACCAAAATGGACAAACAAGCCGCTGAAATAAAAAATACCGTTCCTGGTGCAAAAGTATATAGAGTGGGAGAGGGAATTATAGTAGAATTCAACAGCAAAATTTTATTTGCTTTCGATAAATCAGATGTTTCTGAAACCGCCAAAGAAAACCTCACCAAATTGGTTACTGTATTAAACAACTACCCAGAAACCAATATAGAAATACAAGGCCATACTGACAACGTTGGTACCGATCAATATAATTTAGATCTATCAGGCAGACGGGCTTCTGCTGTGAGTTATTATATAAGCCAGAAAGGTATTGCATCCAATCGGATTAGTACAAAACCTTATGGTGAATCAGTTCCAAACTATACCAATGACACCGAAGAAGGAAAAGCATCCAATAGAAGGGTAGAGTTTTTAATTACAGCAAATGCTAAAATGCAATCGGATGCTAAAAAAGAAGCAGAAAAAAAATAA
- a CDS encoding outer membrane beta-barrel protein — protein MIQKILLSTLILFSFNALAQETRTPVMGKSSFGIYGGVNFQNINGKDANGDKLSNSIVTKFNVGVNEEIPLGPDFYLQLGLQYIGKGATEKLVYRGASIVRNINISYLEIPVNIVYKPLVGKGHFLLGFGPYFGYGIMGKIKYTGGYNGNYNLQFANKVVLGDQSNPDNTIYYKHLDAGANVFFGYEFTSKVTLTFNSQLGLVNINPNYSNAPNSKIANKNTGFGLTVGYRF, from the coding sequence ATGATACAAAAAATACTACTTTCGACCTTAATCCTGTTCAGCTTTAATGCATTGGCTCAGGAAACAAGAACACCAGTTATGGGAAAAAGTTCCTTCGGAATATACGGCGGCGTAAATTTTCAAAACATCAATGGAAAAGATGCCAATGGGGATAAGCTGAGTAATTCGATAGTAACCAAATTTAATGTCGGTGTGAATGAAGAAATTCCTTTGGGGCCCGACTTTTACCTACAACTAGGCTTGCAATATATTGGTAAAGGTGCTACAGAAAAACTGGTTTATAGAGGTGCTTCCATCGTTAGAAATATTAATATAAGCTATTTAGAAATCCCTGTTAATATAGTATATAAACCTTTGGTTGGGAAAGGCCATTTTCTATTGGGATTCGGCCCTTACTTTGGTTATGGAATTATGGGTAAAATTAAATATACGGGTGGCTATAATGGAAATTACAATTTGCAGTTTGCAAATAAAGTAGTCTTGGGCGATCAAAGCAACCCAGACAATACTATCTACTATAAGCATCTCGATGCTGGGGCAAATGTTTTTTTCGGATATGAGTTTACCAGTAAGGTTACACTTACATTTAATTCGCAGTTGGGTTTGGTAAATATAAATCCAAACTATAGCAATGCTCCCAATAGTAAAATCGCCAATAAAAATACTGGATTTGGCTTAACCGTGGGATACCGTTTTTAA
- a CDS encoding type II CAAX endopeptidase family protein, producing MSIQNQPNGQYLQRLIMLCGLFFLGLFVFTFLAAAAAVKIYGVPCEIYNLFDYIKSHPNEARTINALIFTQVMSQITAMAVPFLVVMQVTYRDQMYSETGLLKVPKFIIILLVLVLFVATLYPQNYLEYFNSLLFERNKEQSGFITAMIKADNSSELLINIAFMALLPALCEEFFFRGGVYLLLKKLTSSVWLPAIVSSLFFAITHDQPSQIIVIFLMGLMLAFVYELTGSLWANILLHFSNNLFFVIADYNKMDSSFDVESTYNIFMFIFSVIIIIGVFWYLHKEKKRTITLQDNSL from the coding sequence ATGTCAATTCAAAATCAACCCAATGGCCAATATTTGCAGCGGCTCATTATGCTGTGCGGGTTGTTTTTTCTGGGATTATTTGTCTTTACTTTTTTAGCTGCTGCCGCTGCGGTAAAAATATATGGAGTGCCTTGTGAAATATATAATCTGTTCGATTATATAAAGAGTCATCCAAACGAAGCTCGAACTATCAATGCCCTTATTTTTACGCAAGTCATGAGTCAAATTACCGCAATGGCCGTTCCTTTTTTGGTAGTGATGCAAGTAACTTACCGAGACCAAATGTATAGTGAGACTGGCTTGCTTAAAGTACCCAAATTTATTATTATATTATTAGTGCTGGTGTTATTTGTAGCCACGCTTTATCCGCAGAATTACTTGGAGTATTTCAACAGTTTGTTGTTTGAAAGAAATAAAGAACAATCGGGGTTTATAACAGCAATGATAAAGGCTGACAATAGCAGTGAACTGCTTATCAATATTGCGTTTATGGCTTTACTGCCTGCATTGTGCGAAGAGTTTTTCTTCAGGGGAGGCGTTTATTTACTACTCAAAAAACTAACTAGTAGCGTTTGGCTGCCCGCCATTGTTTCGTCCCTGTTTTTTGCTATTACCCACGACCAACCAAGCCAGATTATTGTAATCTTTTTAATGGGATTGATGCTTGCTTTTGTATATGAACTTACAGGATCGCTTTGGGCCAATATATTATTGCATTTTTCAAATAATTTATTCTTCGTAATTGCCGATTATAATAAAATGGATTCTAGTTTTGATGTAGAATCTACCTATAATATTTTCATGTTCATATTCAGCGTAATAATAATAATAGGCGTATTTTGGTATTTGCATAAAGAAAAAAAGCGAACCATAACACTTCAGGATAACTCACTTTAA